The proteins below are encoded in one region of Terriglobales bacterium:
- a CDS encoding thioredoxin family protein encodes MSAKRKIEIFSAGCAACEETIHMVNRVACPSCEVSVLDMQDKQVAARARSLGVRSVPAVAIDGKLVDCCAGRGPEAATLKRAGLGQPVG; translated from the coding sequence ATGAGTGCAAAGCGAAAGATAGAAATCTTCAGTGCCGGTTGTGCGGCGTGTGAAGAAACCATCCACATGGTGAATCGCGTGGCCTGCCCGTCGTGCGAGGTCAGCGTGCTGGATATGCAGGACAAACAGGTGGCAGCACGAGCGCGTTCCTTGGGCGTGCGCTCGGTGCCGGCTGTGGCGATCGACGGCAAGCTGGTGGACTGCTGTGCGGGCAGAGGGCCGGAAGCGGCGACGCTCAAGCGTGCAGGTCTGGGACAGCCGGTTGGATGA
- the rimP gene encoding ribosome maturation factor RimP — protein MALDIEHIRAIAERVTGSAGLELVEVEMRGGGKFRTLRIVIDRPGPTPSSPPAGVTHEDCATVSREVSAILDVEDAVPGGSYTLEVSSPGLDRKLVRPLDYERFTGSRVHVMTREPLEGNRHFEGRLEGFREGRLTLKVEPGRRERRRQGAVERRLEIELGNVEKARVVPEI, from the coding sequence ATGGCGTTGGATATAGAGCACATACGGGCGATTGCTGAGCGGGTAACGGGCTCGGCTGGTCTGGAGCTGGTGGAAGTGGAGATGCGCGGCGGAGGCAAGTTCCGGACGCTGCGCATCGTGATTGACCGGCCGGGGCCGACGCCGTCGAGCCCTCCGGCGGGCGTGACGCATGAGGACTGCGCCACGGTCAGCCGGGAAGTGAGCGCCATCCTCGACGTAGAGGATGCGGTGCCGGGCGGCAGCTACACCCTGGAGGTCTCGTCGCCGGGGCTGGATCGGAAGCTGGTGCGGCCGCTCGATTACGAGCGTTTCACCGGCAGCCGGGTGCACGTGATGACGCGGGAGCCGCTCGAAGGCAACCGGCACTTCGAGGGGAGACTCGAAGGATTCAGGGAAGGCCGGCTGACGCTGAAGGTCGAGCCCGGGCGGCGGGAGCGCCGGCGGCAGGGCGCGGTGGAGCGGAGGCTGGAGATCGAACTGGGGAACGTGGAGAAGGCGAGAGTCGTTCCTGAAATTTGA
- the nusA gene encoding transcription termination factor NusA has protein sequence MPSLLYQQIDALSREKGIDPQIVVSAVEDAIVAATRKSIKTPEDLRAELDKESGVIAVYAVKQVVVDEDEIEDPHTQCTLEEAREVDPNVEVGGEVKFLKSTEGLGRISAQIAKQIIFQKVREAERDTIYNEYVNRIGEIVTATVKRMEGPDVIFDLGTEARMPRREQSRLESFAVGERVKVVISRLERASRGPQVIVSRAAPDLVQHLFQTEVPEIYDGTVQIRAIAREAGERTKIAVMSKDKDVDPVGACVGMKGMRVQSIIRELRGEKIDIIEYHEDPVVFAEKALQPAKVGRVSVVDAAEKHLEVIVDDSQLSLAIGKKGQNVRLAAKLLGWKIDIKSEEEKRQEVEQQMQALVAPPTTPLEQVPDLSEGVVEKLKGAAITTVEGLADMTPEQLEAIPGIGPKTVEKISLAVNNYFQSLGVAPEPVAEAAAESAEAAPAAEGAETAEAEAVESEAAKAEPTEAAPVEAVEAAPEAAEAPAEVPATEEAGAEAVAEGAVVEEAGPEAAAEEVVVEEAGPETAAEEVVLEEAGAQEEASAEEAPAEEAAVEEAPQESPEEQQS, from the coding sequence ATGCCGAGCCTGTTGTACCAACAGATTGACGCGCTGAGCCGGGAGAAGGGCATCGACCCGCAGATCGTGGTGTCGGCGGTGGAAGACGCCATTGTGGCGGCCACGCGCAAGAGCATCAAGACGCCGGAAGACCTGCGCGCCGAGCTGGACAAGGAAAGCGGCGTGATCGCGGTGTACGCGGTGAAGCAGGTGGTGGTGGACGAAGACGAGATCGAGGACCCGCACACCCAGTGCACGCTGGAAGAAGCGCGCGAAGTGGATCCCAACGTCGAGGTGGGCGGGGAAGTGAAGTTCCTGAAGTCTACCGAGGGCCTAGGACGGATCTCGGCGCAGATCGCCAAGCAGATCATCTTCCAGAAAGTGCGGGAGGCGGAGCGGGACACCATCTACAACGAGTACGTCAACCGCATCGGCGAGATCGTGACCGCGACGGTGAAGCGCATGGAGGGCCCGGACGTGATCTTCGACCTGGGCACGGAAGCGCGCATGCCGCGGCGGGAGCAGTCGCGGCTGGAATCGTTCGCGGTGGGCGAGCGGGTGAAGGTGGTGATCTCGCGGCTGGAGCGCGCCTCGCGCGGGCCGCAGGTGATCGTGTCGCGGGCGGCGCCGGATCTGGTACAGCACCTGTTCCAGACCGAAGTGCCGGAGATTTACGATGGCACGGTGCAGATCCGGGCCATCGCGCGCGAAGCCGGAGAGCGCACCAAGATCGCCGTCATGTCGAAAGACAAGGACGTCGACCCGGTGGGCGCCTGCGTGGGCATGAAAGGCATGCGCGTGCAGTCGATCATCCGCGAGCTGCGCGGGGAGAAGATCGACATCATCGAATACCACGAGGACCCGGTGGTGTTCGCCGAGAAAGCTCTGCAGCCTGCCAAGGTGGGCCGCGTCTCGGTGGTGGATGCGGCGGAAAAGCACCTGGAAGTCATCGTGGATGACTCGCAGCTCTCCCTGGCCATCGGCAAGAAAGGGCAGAACGTCCGCCTGGCGGCCAAGCTCCTGGGCTGGAAGATCGACATCAAGAGCGAAGAAGAAAAGCGCCAGGAAGTGGAGCAGCAGATGCAGGCGCTGGTGGCCCCGCCCACCACGCCGCTGGAGCAGGTACCGGACCTCAGTGAAGGGGTGGTGGAGAAGCTGAAAGGCGCCGCTATTACCACGGTGGAGGGCCTGGCAGACATGACGCCGGAGCAGTTGGAGGCCATTCCGGGTATCGGGCCGAAGACGGTGGAAAAAATCAGCCTCGCGGTCAATAATTACTTCCAGAGCCTGGGAGTGGCGCCGGAGCCGGTTGCCGAGGCGGCGGCGGAAAGCGCCGAGGCCGCTCCTGCCGCTGAAGGGGCAGAGACAGCAGAGGCTGAAGCGGTCGAATCTGAAGCGGCGAAGGCGGAGCCAACCGAAGCTGCGCCTGTGGAAGCGGTTGAGGCCGCGCCGGAAGCTGCGGAGGCGCCAGCCGAAGTGCCTGCGACCGAGGAAGCTGGGGCGGAAGCCGTGGCCGAAGGGGCCGTGGTCGAGGAAGCTGGACCGGAAGCTGCTGCCGAAGAGGTAGTGGTCGAGGAAGCTGGACCGGAAACTGCTGCCGAAGAGGTAGTGCTCGAGGAAGCTGGGGCGCAGGAAGAGGCTTCCGCAGAGGAAGCCCCGGCCGAGGAAGCGGCGGTCGAGGAAGCTCCCCAAGAATCGCCAGAAGAACAACAGTCGTAG
- the infB gene encoding translation initiation factor IF-2 — protein sequence MDKVRINDLARELEVKSKAILDLLPGFGVTEKKTHSSSVDPDVAEKVRKAIRAQAEAATPRARAARPAPAESDIKPKFDLSKISKPGDVLKAISGQAAPPAKAAAPPAAAAKPVTAAPPAAPAAPAAKPKVAAAPPAVAPAAPAAKPAAPAPPAPPAAAIPPPAAPVARPAAPAATGAHASARPSPPPRRMITPQTGPRPVYKAPAAAPPASASAGASASTPRPAPGRPVPGKPIFQRPRPAAPMRPPSRPGERRPMHPTRTSPSGVARPMGGAPGMPPPSRPAGRPGAPGRRPQYRRGPKEGPMKGYKPPPRLTPISTEPLPITRSIVIPEGISVKDLAEKLDVRAKDLIARLLARGVFATINQTLDAELATEMSRQFGADTKTISFEEEVAQEFAEATPEADDAAKLIPRPPVVTVMGHVDHGKTSLLDSIRETNVAGGEAGGITQHIGAYKVKIVDSESPAYGREIVFLDTPGHEAFTRMRARGAKVTDIVVLVVAADDGVMPQTLEAIDHAKAANVPIIVAVNKIDKPEAMPERVKKQLADRGLLPEDWGGKTVFVDVSAKKKTNLNLLLEMVCLVADLQEVKANPDRPATGTVLEARLDRGRGNVATVLVQNGTLRRSDTFIVGNIFGKVRAMFDDRGSAVEEAPPATPVELLGLEGLPQAGDQLVVIADRDRARLITQYREQKTREAMLAKSSRVTLEGLAEQIKTAGIKELPLILKGDVQGSVEVLADSLDRLSTDKVKIKILHSGVGAITETDVLLASASNAIIIGFNVRPERKAQELAEQENVDLRLHSIIYELHDEIKKAMAGLLEPTIKETYLGRAEVRETFRIPKVGTVAGCYVQDGIIKRDAEVRLLRDNVVVFKGKVGSLRRFKEDASEVRHGLECGMSIANYSDIKKGDVIECFVTQKVAAEALA from the coding sequence ATGGATAAGGTACGAATCAACGATCTGGCCAGGGAACTGGAAGTCAAGAGCAAGGCCATCCTGGACCTGCTCCCGGGCTTCGGCGTCACGGAAAAGAAGACGCACTCGAGCTCGGTGGATCCGGACGTGGCCGAGAAGGTGCGGAAAGCCATCCGCGCCCAGGCGGAAGCGGCAACCCCGCGCGCCAGGGCGGCACGTCCCGCTCCGGCCGAATCGGACATCAAGCCCAAGTTCGACCTTTCCAAAATCTCCAAGCCCGGCGATGTGCTGAAAGCCATCTCCGGACAGGCCGCGCCGCCCGCCAAGGCGGCTGCGCCACCCGCCGCGGCGGCCAAGCCGGTGACGGCAGCACCACCCGCTGCACCCGCGGCTCCAGCCGCAAAGCCCAAGGTGGCAGCTGCACCTCCGGCGGTGGCTCCGGCAGCGCCGGCAGCCAAGCCTGCGGCGCCTGCGCCGCCTGCGCCGCCGGCTGCGGCCATCCCGCCACCGGCTGCGCCTGTCGCAAGACCGGCCGCTCCTGCGGCTACCGGCGCGCATGCCAGTGCGAGGCCTTCGCCTCCACCTCGGCGGATGATCACACCGCAGACCGGTCCGCGCCCGGTGTACAAGGCTCCCGCCGCCGCGCCACCCGCAAGCGCGAGCGCGGGTGCGAGCGCGTCGACGCCTCGTCCGGCTCCGGGACGCCCGGTGCCGGGCAAGCCCATCTTCCAGCGGCCGCGACCGGCCGCGCCGATGCGACCGCCGTCGCGTCCGGGTGAGCGCCGTCCGATGCATCCCACGCGCACGTCGCCGAGCGGCGTGGCGCGTCCCATGGGCGGAGCTCCGGGAATGCCGCCGCCTTCGCGTCCGGCAGGACGCCCGGGTGCGCCGGGGCGGCGCCCACAGTATCGCCGTGGCCCTAAAGAAGGGCCCATGAAGGGCTACAAGCCGCCTCCGCGGCTGACCCCGATCTCCACCGAGCCGCTGCCCATCACGCGCTCCATCGTGATTCCGGAAGGCATCAGCGTGAAGGACCTGGCGGAAAAGCTCGATGTGCGCGCCAAGGATCTGATCGCGCGCCTGCTGGCGCGCGGGGTATTCGCCACCATCAATCAGACGCTGGATGCCGAGCTGGCCACGGAAATGTCGCGGCAGTTCGGGGCCGACACCAAGACCATCAGCTTCGAGGAGGAAGTGGCGCAGGAATTCGCGGAAGCGACGCCGGAAGCCGACGATGCCGCCAAGCTGATCCCGCGGCCGCCGGTGGTGACGGTGATGGGCCACGTGGACCACGGCAAGACGTCGCTGCTGGACTCCATCCGCGAGACCAACGTGGCGGGCGGCGAAGCCGGCGGCATCACCCAACATATCGGCGCGTACAAAGTGAAGATCGTCGATTCCGAGTCGCCCGCCTACGGGCGCGAGATCGTGTTCCTGGATACGCCCGGCCACGAGGCCTTCACGCGCATGCGCGCGCGGGGCGCCAAGGTCACCGACATCGTGGTGCTGGTGGTGGCGGCGGACGACGGCGTGATGCCGCAGACGCTGGAAGCCATCGACCACGCCAAGGCCGCCAATGTGCCCATCATCGTGGCGGTGAACAAGATCGACAAGCCGGAAGCCATGCCGGAGCGGGTGAAGAAACAACTCGCCGACCGCGGCCTGCTCCCCGAAGACTGGGGCGGGAAGACGGTGTTCGTCGACGTTTCCGCCAAGAAGAAGACCAATCTCAACCTGCTGCTGGAGATGGTGTGCCTGGTGGCCGACCTGCAGGAGGTGAAAGCCAACCCCGACCGCCCGGCTACGGGCACGGTGCTGGAAGCGAGGCTGGACCGCGGGCGCGGCAACGTGGCCACGGTGCTGGTGCAGAACGGCACGCTGCGGCGCAGCGACACGTTCATCGTAGGCAACATATTCGGCAAGGTGCGCGCCATGTTCGACGACCGCGGCAGCGCGGTGGAAGAGGCCCCGCCGGCCACGCCGGTGGAGTTGCTCGGCCTCGAAGGCTTGCCCCAGGCCGGCGATCAGCTGGTGGTGATCGCGGACCGCGACCGCGCCCGGTTGATCACCCAGTATCGCGAGCAGAAGACGCGCGAGGCCATGCTGGCCAAGAGCTCCAGGGTGACGCTGGAAGGCCTGGCGGAGCAGATCAAGACCGCCGGCATCAAGGAATTGCCGCTCATCCTGAAGGGCGACGTGCAGGGCTCGGTGGAGGTGCTGGCCGATTCCCTGGACCGGCTCTCGACCGACAAGGTGAAGATCAAGATCCTGCACTCGGGCGTGGGCGCCATCACGGAGACGGACGTGCTGCTGGCCTCGGCGTCGAACGCCATCATCATCGGGTTCAACGTGCGGCCGGAACGCAAGGCGCAGGAACTGGCGGAGCAGGAAAACGTCGATCTGCGACTGCACTCGATCATCTACGAGCTGCACGACGAGATCAAAAAGGCCATGGCCGGGCTGCTCGAGCCGACCATCAAGGAAACCTACCTGGGACGCGCCGAAGTGCGCGAGACCTTCCGCATCCCCAAGGTAGGCACGGTGGCCGGTTGCTACGTGCAGGACGGCATCATCAAGCGCGACGCCGAAGTGCGGCTGCTGCGCGACAACGTGGTGGTGTTCAAGGGCAAGGTCGGGTCGCTGCGACGCTTCAAGGAAGACGCCAGCGAAGTGCGCCACGGACTGGAGTGCGGCATGTCCATCGCCAATTACAGCGACATCAAGAAGGGCGACGTCATCGAGTGCTTCGTGACGCAGAAGGTCGCGGCCGAGGCATTGGCCTAA
- a CDS encoding DUF503 domain-containing protein, which yields MKLALIAFLTVEIHIEGARSLKDKRQVLRSLKDGLRARFNVSVAELESNDLWQRATVGIVSVSSSRDYLEGLMQKVEREANHIASSTGAEVTESFLDYL from the coding sequence TTGAAACTTGCCTTGATTGCTTTTCTCACCGTCGAAATCCACATTGAAGGGGCGCGGTCGCTGAAGGACAAGCGACAGGTGCTGCGCAGCCTGAAGGACGGGCTGCGGGCGCGCTTCAACGTGTCGGTGGCCGAGCTGGAGTCCAATGACCTGTGGCAGCGCGCCACAGTCGGCATCGTCAGCGTCTCTTCTTCCCGTGATTACCTCGAGGGCCTGATGCAGAAGGTGGAGCGCGAGGCCAACCACATCGCTTCCTCCACGGGAGCGGAAGTCACGGAGAGCTTCCTGGATTATCTGTAG
- the rbfA gene encoding 30S ribosome-binding factor RbfA, translated as MPEQRSREHHFERVADALRDEISSLLEGELADPRIGLATVTEVKLASDGRSARILVSVEGDDDEAQQTMEGLAAAKGYIRREVGVRLGMAHPPEMTFHLDRSQRMQARIDELLRRAEKRKK; from the coding sequence ATGCCTGAACAACGTAGCCGCGAGCACCACTTCGAGCGTGTCGCCGACGCCCTGCGTGACGAGATCAGCTCCCTGCTCGAGGGCGAGCTGGCCGATCCGCGCATCGGCCTGGCCACGGTCACCGAAGTGAAGCTCGCGTCCGACGGCCGCTCCGCGCGCATCCTGGTCTCCGTCGAGGGCGACGACGACGAAGCGCAGCAGACCATGGAAGGCCTCGCGGCCGCCAAGGGTTACATCCGTCGCGAAGTCGGCGTGCGCCTCGGCATGGCCCATCCTCCGGAGATGACTTTTCACCTCGACCGCTCTCAGAGGATGCAGGCTCGCATCGACGAACTGCTGCGCCGCGCCGAAAAACGCAAGAAATAG
- a CDS encoding glycosyltransferase family 39 protein, with product MAGRTVRELVTLAAFCAFLFFFGLGSFGLLGPDEPRYAQVAREMAERHDWVTPTLHGEAWLEKPVLYYWRARVAFALFGVSDWSARLPSATFAALMAVVIYLFTRRFRPGGQLEAALITASAAGVLGFARAASTDMELAAPFTIGMLAWYAWHATGRKLWLAAFYFFLAVGTLGKGPVAPGLAALIVAAYAGLRRDLRLLWRTLWLPGVLLFLAVAMPWYVAVQVANPQFFREFFLEHNLARFATDLYRHKQPFWFYLPVLILGLLPWTAIAFASLVQAIKRARLAWKERGETRDPLPLFLAAWAVAPVVFFSLSQSKLPGYILPALPAWTLLAADLVWRRQHEGKELNAGLLWGHALVLGAIAGALPLVPFVFQRPRQELEAWALGVAVAVGVVVVAAAAITLRRYGMVMLRFVTLVPVVLAVAFLVRVEAVPIDRALSGRPIAAELERLGTEGKPVAAFRIHRNLEYGLGFYRNQEIKRYERNEIPSEDHLLIVREGKREEAAKMAGGRRLSRIGEFGAQGVEFYWVSSSMQAGE from the coding sequence ATGGCAGGACGCACGGTGCGGGAACTCGTGACGCTGGCTGCGTTCTGCGCGTTCCTGTTCTTTTTCGGGCTGGGAAGCTTCGGGCTGTTAGGCCCGGATGAGCCGCGGTACGCGCAAGTGGCGCGGGAGATGGCAGAGCGCCACGACTGGGTCACGCCCACCCTGCACGGCGAGGCGTGGCTGGAGAAGCCGGTTCTCTACTACTGGCGAGCGCGGGTTGCGTTCGCGCTGTTCGGGGTATCGGATTGGTCGGCGCGGCTGCCCTCTGCGACCTTTGCGGCACTGATGGCGGTTGTCATCTACCTGTTCACGCGGCGCTTCCGTCCCGGCGGGCAACTGGAAGCGGCGCTCATCACGGCATCGGCAGCCGGCGTCTTAGGTTTCGCGCGCGCGGCCTCCACTGACATGGAACTGGCCGCGCCGTTCACCATTGGCATGCTGGCCTGGTACGCGTGGCACGCCACCGGGCGCAAGCTATGGTTGGCCGCGTTCTACTTCTTCCTGGCCGTGGGCACGCTGGGTAAGGGACCGGTGGCGCCGGGACTGGCGGCGCTGATCGTGGCGGCGTACGCGGGCCTGCGCCGGGATCTTCGGCTGCTGTGGCGGACGCTGTGGCTGCCGGGCGTCCTGCTCTTCCTGGCGGTGGCGATGCCCTGGTATGTAGCGGTGCAAGTGGCGAACCCGCAGTTCTTCCGCGAGTTCTTCCTGGAGCACAACCTGGCGCGCTTTGCCACCGACCTGTACCGACACAAGCAGCCGTTCTGGTTCTATCTGCCCGTGCTCATCCTCGGCTTGCTGCCGTGGACGGCGATCGCTTTCGCGTCGCTAGTGCAGGCGATCAAGCGGGCGCGCCTGGCATGGAAGGAGCGCGGTGAGACGCGCGATCCCCTGCCGCTGTTCCTGGCGGCCTGGGCGGTGGCGCCGGTGGTGTTCTTCTCGCTGTCCCAGTCGAAGCTGCCGGGATACATCCTGCCGGCGCTGCCCGCGTGGACGCTGCTGGCAGCCGACCTGGTGTGGCGGCGACAGCATGAAGGCAAAGAGCTGAACGCAGGGCTGCTGTGGGGACATGCGCTGGTGCTGGGAGCAATCGCGGGCGCGCTGCCGCTGGTGCCATTCGTGTTCCAGCGACCGCGGCAAGAACTGGAGGCTTGGGCTCTGGGCGTCGCGGTCGCCGTGGGCGTGGTGGTGGTCGCAGCGGCCGCGATTACGCTTCGCCGATACGGCATGGTCATGCTGCGCTTCGTGACGCTGGTGCCGGTGGTCCTGGCCGTGGCCTTCCTGGTGCGGGTGGAAGCGGTTCCCATAGACCGGGCGCTTTCCGGCCGGCCGATAGCAGCAGAACTGGAGCGGCTGGGCACGGAAGGCAAGCCGGTAGCGGCGTTCCGCATCCACCGCAACCTGGAGTACGGGTTGGGCTTCTATCGCAACCAGGAAATCAAGCGATACGAGCGCAACGAGATTCCGTCGGAAGACCATCTGTTGATCGTGCGCGAAGGGAAGCGAGAGGAAGCAGCGAAGATGGCCGGTGGGCGGAGGCTCTCGCGGATCGGAGAATTCGGGGCGCAAGGAGTGGAGTTTTATTGGGTGTCATCATCCATGCAAGCTGGGGAATGA